Genomic window (Roseivirga sp. 4D4):
TTCTTTTTAGGTCGCCAATATCACCAAATTCGAAAGGCGCGTCTCTTGAGAACTCCCCTTCCTTAAAATCCCCTTCTGGTTTTACTTCGGGCAACTGATCACTGACAAAGGTCCCTTTTGACTGGATGGTTACAATCCAGCCCTGACTGATCAATTCATCATAAGCAGCGACAACCGTTTTCCTATGAATTTCTAAATCTGTTGCTAAACTACGACTGCCTGGAAGCTTCAGGCCACTTTCCAAAATCCCATTCTTCATAAGATGTATCAATGCATTGTTGATTTGCAGATAAATAGGAGTATCAGAAGACCGATCGATTTCTATCAGGTTTTTCAGTGCTATCATAGTGGACTACTTAATAATACCAAACTGGATTACAATGATAGTCCAATATTACGGCATATTTAGATTATTAAGATTACTGCTATGGCCGAATTTGCTAAGACATCATTGAATAAAATCGTCAGAGGTCCGAAAAGAGCTCACTATGATAAAAAGCTTGTATACGAGATCCTTGACTCTCATTTCATCTGCTACGTGCCCTATATCCATGCCAATACGTCTATTGTGATTCCTACTGGTTATGGCAGAAAGGGAGATCAAATCCTCTTGCATGGGTCTAACAAAAACAGGATGCTTCTCTCCCTTCTCGATCAAGAGTTGGCGAGTTTGACGGTGAGCCATATGGATGGCCTGGTATTGGCCCGGTCAGTCTTCCACCACTCCATCAACTATAGATCGGTAACTGTATTCGGGAAAGCCCACCTAGTGGAAGATGATGAGGCAAAAATGGAGGCTCTGGAGATCATTACTGAAAACATCATTCCTGGTCGTTGGGCCGAAGCGCGAATCCCCAATCAGAAAGAACTCAATGGCACTTTGGTAATCGCCATTGATATTGATGAAGCTTCGGCAAAAGTCAGAGACGTGGGAGCCAGTGATGAAGTAGCTGATCATGACTTAGATGTATGGGCCGGAGTGCTCGAAATAGATACCCTACCAGGTAAGGTAGTAAGAAACGATGATTGCAAACCAGGACTTGATGTACCTGAATCTGTCAAGAGTTTTACTTTCTCCAACCACAGTGTACAGCCCGAATGAGATAATTCGGACCAATTAAGTTCATAATCGGCATAAATGTATCTTTGCGGTATAGTGCAAAGCCTTATGTCCAACGAAACCCGATTACTTCAACATATTCAGTCTAGCATAGCAGATGATTCTTTTGTTCGGCTTACCCTGAGTAAGCCAACTGATCAAAAGGGTATCTTGAAGAAGGTGATCGTATCTCTTGCCAGCATTAAGAAGGAGACGCAGCTTTCATTTATCTATAGACATAAAACCAATGACATCACTAAAAACCAGCCCATCA
Coding sequences:
- a CDS encoding pyridoxamine 5'-phosphate oxidase family protein, with translation MAEFAKTSLNKIVRGPKRAHYDKKLVYEILDSHFICYVPYIHANTSIVIPTGYGRKGDQILLHGSNKNRMLLSLLDQELASLTVSHMDGLVLARSVFHHSINYRSVTVFGKAHLVEDDEAKMEALEIITENIIPGRWAEARIPNQKELNGTLVIAIDIDEASAKVRDVGASDEVADHDLDVWAGVLEIDTLPGKVVRNDDCKPGLDVPESVKSFTFSNHSVQPE